The Agromyces atrinae genome window below encodes:
- a CDS encoding DUF5979 domain-containing protein, with the protein MIPTDRPRSRTPRFGAGRFAAFLTASALALGGLVVIAPPAAAAGGAISGTVFRDFGSDGRFDSGNPASSGIPNDTGLAGVTVTASTGAGTTIATTTTDADGEYWLDTAAVPDGTPVRVEFTALPDGYFPSFLGDDNGSSVQFVEAGATDVDFGVNAPEDYSQGNAPLVTAIQSAGLRALNPGVPSLTSVPWSVPRNEIGNNRGDYSQRTTLATAPETGSLWGTSFDRVSGDVYAAASLRRHSELGPLGLGGIYRVADALTADGSINASHGAVESWLDVTDLGIDVGSFDESSRGLSQPTQPTRDALAYNAVGTVGLGGIASSVDGRFLYAVNLADRTLVRIDVANPTAETTSVFPLGLEADERPWAVTVHRGSVYVGIVDTAESTAGGLAPTTATRSEGTSMSVRVASEADLSALGDPANTVFEAPLDYQRGAVYTGAAERFRSWHPWTNVWDRGLFEFAGWPGVSWAQPILSDLQFTTDGELILGLQDRFSLQAGNRNWAPTGQATTTFETVSLGDILIASPNGSGSYTLENDGVVDGRSTSTGGANEGPGGREFFDDRNAMADNPSHFEIALGALTTVPGVDEVVATAFDPTFSIRVAGNAWFSTVDGSLTKGFQHTDDGGAPPNLTNGSFQKAGGLGDIESLVNAAPLEIGDRVWFDADQDGVQAADEPAIEGVVVELLRDGEVIGTRTTGPDGTYSFRSTDDDLGGAFTPGGGDYTVRFVQPGEGQLSLSGPNADAFGEIDWVDASFTVPGAGESRATDSNADPATGEYVYTAGGPGENDHTIDAGFIANTEFTITKQIGEDGAEAASGQQFTIVADARDFRGDAIALADSPLSLTGDETSAPITVPVGSRVAVSEPDAASYRSVDIVGPTGVTPDADGFYALLGGGAFAFTVTNTLVEPGTFTVSKVVTGDFDLTDPAFADTEFTVAYSFEGGSESIVLNADNDWSATSIELPFGTEVTVSEATIEGAPVYVGWDQPSWSEGDQADGTAIITIGDGTDLALELTNPANLLVGGFSITKAVTGDGADRVPADTEFDVEYSVDGGTTWVGLDPVVAGGTVAGPDDLPLGTTVLLREADQPAFDDVEWGTPAFSGVGVTPGEAGEPASLVIGETGVVALGLDNPTTPRNGQFTLTKSVTGPGATFLDPATRFAVEYRYGDVVETVDLEPGVPFSSESIPTGTVVTVTEVAPTTGLPDAAEWGVPTLTIDGETAVNGAQFTIGDDTVIEVVVVNPTDVTPSVSIEKGDGADGVIVHDADTVAEGEAYAPGSTRTIVISVVNDGIEPLRDVSLSDVTLAGGAIDDLTWTFPDGSVQSASFADGEWTATWPATFGDDPTLWQPGEVIAGSATLTVGASAGAHQDRASVSAVGGFSGKPVDDADDYNAFTGAIQVIKYDGQKADPVVRDGDAWVIPAKPLADALQDANTTDTAVKYPVDTPQAVRWVVTNTGTTWLTDLSLVDVTGTGPAVGDDWTADLSAFGGPADYSFVDDGPWSGLFPPGASFFAEGTLVLGAEDVHADTVTVVGTVVVPATGDDGLPTDQPQLGEGDEPVRAIVDGEPFTVTDDDPFHAWTGVGPYVDIEKGDGTDGVIVNDADSMTDAVFYAPGEKRDIVFTVTNTGDEELVDVVLTDQTLSGASVSSLVWTFPDGTTAQAVLTDGVLTARWEASFSGTRWAPGAVIQGHATLTVALSDEPHVDRATVSATGAASGKPVGDVDDYNGLTARIQVIKYDGNRPDPAVKDAAGNWIVPTKPLVDPSQDANDRANSVEYTAGEQNHVRWVVTNTGTTWLTELTLTDVTGGGPDVLDWTADLSPFGGPSAYSFVESGTWHGLVPPGASFFAHGTLTLAAGDVHDDTVTVTAVPVVPAVDDEGVPTGQPSVDEDGNPVLVTGPDGEPVTLVDEDPFNAHVLPAPLVSTGFEGAWILLGTFLLAGGAALLMLSLMRRATRRSKR; encoded by the coding sequence GTGATCCCTACTGATCGGCCGCGATCCCGCACGCCGCGCTTCGGCGCCGGACGTTTCGCCGCCTTCCTGACCGCTTCAGCCCTCGCTCTCGGCGGGCTCGTCGTCATCGCCCCGCCCGCCGCAGCTGCGGGAGGTGCGATCTCGGGAACCGTGTTCCGCGACTTCGGCTCCGACGGCCGCTTCGACTCGGGCAACCCCGCATCGAGCGGCATCCCGAACGACACCGGCCTCGCGGGCGTGACCGTCACGGCGAGCACCGGTGCGGGAACGACCATCGCGACCACGACGACCGACGCCGACGGCGAGTACTGGCTCGACACGGCCGCCGTACCCGACGGCACCCCCGTGCGCGTCGAGTTCACCGCCCTGCCCGACGGCTACTTCCCGTCGTTCCTCGGCGACGACAACGGCTCGAGCGTGCAGTTCGTCGAGGCCGGCGCGACCGACGTCGACTTCGGCGTCAACGCCCCCGAGGACTACTCGCAGGGCAACGCGCCCCTCGTCACGGCCATCCAGTCCGCCGGACTCCGCGCACTCAACCCGGGAGTGCCGTCGCTGACCTCGGTGCCGTGGTCGGTTCCGCGCAACGAGATCGGCAACAACCGCGGCGACTACTCGCAGCGCACGACGCTCGCGACCGCACCCGAGACGGGTTCGCTCTGGGGCACGTCGTTCGATCGCGTCTCGGGCGACGTGTACGCCGCGGCCTCGCTCCGTCGTCACTCCGAGCTCGGTCCGCTCGGCCTCGGCGGCATCTACCGCGTCGCCGACGCCCTGACCGCGGACGGCTCGATCAACGCGTCGCACGGCGCGGTCGAGTCATGGCTCGACGTCACCGACCTCGGCATCGACGTCGGATCGTTCGACGAGTCGAGCCGAGGCCTCAGCCAGCCCACCCAGCCGACGCGCGATGCGCTCGCCTACAACGCCGTCGGAACCGTCGGTCTCGGTGGCATCGCCTCGAGCGTCGACGGCCGATTCCTCTACGCGGTGAACCTCGCCGACCGCACCCTCGTGCGCATCGACGTCGCGAACCCGACCGCCGAGACGACGTCGGTGTTCCCGCTCGGCCTCGAGGCCGACGAACGCCCCTGGGCCGTGACGGTCCACCGCGGCTCCGTGTACGTCGGCATCGTCGACACGGCCGAGTCGACCGCGGGCGGTCTCGCCCCCACGACCGCGACCCGTTCCGAGGGCACGAGCATGAGCGTCCGCGTCGCGAGCGAGGCCGACCTCAGCGCTCTCGGCGACCCCGCGAACACCGTCTTCGAGGCTCCCCTCGACTACCAGCGCGGCGCCGTCTACACGGGTGCGGCCGAGCGCTTCCGCTCGTGGCACCCCTGGACGAACGTCTGGGACCGCGGCCTCTTCGAGTTCGCCGGCTGGCCCGGCGTCTCGTGGGCGCAGCCGATCCTCAGCGACCTGCAGTTCACGACCGATGGCGAGCTCATCCTCGGCCTCCAGGACCGCTTCTCGCTCCAGGCCGGTAACCGCAACTGGGCTCCGACCGGACAGGCCACGACGACCTTCGAGACCGTCTCGCTCGGCGACATCCTCATCGCCTCGCCGAACGGCTCGGGGTCATACACGCTCGAGAACGACGGCGTCGTCGACGGCCGCTCGACCTCGACCGGTGGAGCCAACGAAGGCCCCGGCGGCCGCGAGTTCTTCGACGACCGCAACGCCATGGCCGACAACCCGTCGCACTTCGAGATCGCCCTCGGCGCCCTCACGACGGTCCCCGGCGTCGACGAGGTCGTCGCCACCGCCTTCGACCCGACCTTCAGCATCCGCGTCGCGGGCAACGCCTGGTTCAGCACGGTCGACGGCTCGCTCACCAAGGGCTTCCAGCACACGGATGACGGTGGAGCGCCGCCCAACCTGACCAACGGTTCCTTCCAGAAGGCCGGTGGCCTCGGCGACATCGAGTCGCTCGTGAACGCCGCACCCCTCGAGATCGGCGACCGCGTCTGGTTCGACGCCGACCAGGACGGCGTGCAGGCCGCCGATGAGCCCGCCATCGAGGGAGTCGTCGTCGAGCTGCTGCGCGACGGAGAGGTCATCGGCACCCGCACGACGGGCCCCGACGGCACCTACTCGTTCCGTTCGACCGATGACGACCTCGGCGGCGCGTTCACGCCCGGCGGAGGCGACTACACGGTGCGCTTCGTGCAGCCCGGCGAGGGTCAGCTGAGCCTCAGCGGGCCGAACGCCGACGCCTTCGGCGAGATCGACTGGGTCGATGCATCCTTCACCGTTCCCGGTGCGGGTGAGTCGCGTGCCACCGACTCGAACGCCGACCCGGCGACCGGTGAGTACGTCTACACGGCGGGCGGACCCGGCGAGAACGACCACACGATCGACGCGGGCTTCATCGCGAACACCGAGTTCACGATTACGAAGCAGATCGGCGAGGACGGCGCCGAGGCGGCCTCGGGTCAGCAGTTCACGATCGTCGCCGACGCCCGCGACTTCCGCGGTGACGCGATCGCCCTCGCCGACTCGCCGCTGTCCCTGACGGGCGACGAGACGAGCGCTCCGATCACGGTGCCCGTGGGCAGCCGCGTCGCGGTCTCCGAACCGGATGCCGCGAGCTATCGCTCCGTCGACATCGTCGGCCCCACGGGTGTGACGCCCGACGCCGACGGCTTCTACGCCCTTCTCGGCGGTGGCGCCTTCGCGTTCACCGTGACGAACACCCTCGTCGAACCCGGTACGTTCACGGTCTCGAAGGTCGTCACCGGCGACTTCGACCTGACCGACCCGGCCTTCGCCGACACGGAGTTCACGGTCGCCTACTCGTTCGAGGGCGGCAGCGAGAGCATCGTGCTGAACGCCGACAACGACTGGAGCGCGACCTCGATCGAGCTGCCGTTCGGCACCGAGGTCACCGTCTCGGAGGCGACCATCGAGGGCGCACCCGTCTACGTCGGCTGGGACCAGCCGTCGTGGAGCGAGGGCGACCAGGCCGACGGAACGGCGATCATCACGATCGGCGACGGCACCGACCTCGCGCTCGAACTCACGAACCCGGCGAACCTGCTGGTCGGTGGCTTCAGCATCACGAAGGCCGTGACCGGTGATGGTGCCGACCGCGTGCCCGCCGACACCGAGTTCGACGTCGAGTACAGCGTCGACGGCGGCACCACGTGGGTCGGACTCGACCCCGTCGTCGCCGGCGGCACCGTCGCGGGCCCCGACGACCTCCCGCTCGGCACGACCGTGCTGCTGCGCGAGGCCGACCAGCCCGCGTTCGACGACGTCGAGTGGGGTACTCCCGCGTTCTCGGGCGTCGGCGTGACGCCGGGCGAGGCGGGCGAACCCGCGAGCCTCGTCATCGGTGAGACGGGAGTCGTGGCCCTCGGCCTCGACAACCCGACGACGCCGCGCAATGGCCAGTTCACTCTCACGAAGTCGGTGACCGGTCCGGGAGCGACGTTCCTCGACCCCGCGACCCGCTTCGCCGTCGAGTACCGCTACGGCGACGTCGTCGAGACCGTCGACCTCGAGCCGGGCGTGCCGTTCTCGTCCGAGTCGATCCCGACGGGCACCGTCGTGACGGTGACCGAGGTCGCTCCGACGACCGGTCTGCCCGACGCCGCCGAGTGGGGCGTCCCGACGCTCACGATCGACGGTGAGACGGCCGTCAACGGTGCCCAGTTCACGATCGGCGACGACACCGTCATCGAGGTCGTCGTGGTCAACCCGACCGACGTGACCCCCTCGGTCTCGATCGAGAAGGGCGACGGCGCCGACGGCGTCATCGTGCACGACGCCGACACGGTCGCCGAGGGTGAGGCGTACGCGCCGGGCTCGACGCGCACGATCGTCATCTCGGTCGTGAACGACGGCATCGAGCCGCTGCGCGACGTCTCGCTCTCCGACGTGACGCTCGCCGGTGGTGCGATCGACGACCTGACGTGGACCTTCCCCGACGGTTCGGTGCAGTCGGCGAGCTTCGCCGACGGCGAGTGGACCGCGACGTGGCCGGCGACGTTCGGCGACGACCCGACGCTGTGGCAGCCGGGCGAGGTCATCGCCGGATCGGCGACCCTCACCGTCGGAGCCTCCGCCGGTGCGCACCAGGACCGCGCGTCGGTCTCGGCCGTGGGCGGGTTCTCGGGCAAGCCCGTGGATGACGCCGACGACTACAACGCGTTCACCGGAGCGATCCAGGTCATCAAGTACGACGGCCAGAAGGCCGACCCGGTCGTGCGCGACGGCGACGCGTGGGTCATCCCCGCCAAGCCGCTCGCCGATGCGCTGCAGGACGCGAACACCACCGACACCGCGGTGAAGTACCCCGTCGACACGCCTCAGGCCGTGCGCTGGGTCGTCACCAACACCGGTACGACGTGGTTGACCGACCTCTCGCTCGTCGACGTGACGGGCACCGGCCCCGCCGTCGGAGACGACTGGACCGCTGACCTCAGCGCGTTCGGCGGACCCGCCGACTACTCGTTCGTCGACGACGGCCCGTGGTCGGGTCTCTTCCCGCCCGGCGCATCCTTCTTCGCGGAGGGCACCCTCGTGCTCGGCGCGGAGGACGTGCACGCCGACACCGTGACGGTCGTGGGAACGGTCGTGGTCCCCGCGACGGGTGACGACGGCCTGCCGACGGACCAGCCGCAGCTCGGCGAGGGCGACGAGCCCGTGCGGGCGATCGTCGACGGCGAGCCGTTCACGGTGACCGACGACGACCCGTTCCACGCCTGGACCGGTGTGGGGCCGTACGTCGACATCGAGAAGGGCGACGGCACCGACGGTGTCATCGTGAACGACGCCGATTCGATGACGGATGCCGTCTTCTACGCTCCCGGCGAGAAGCGCGACATCGTCTTCACGGTGACGAACACCGGTGACGAGGAGCTCGTCGACGTCGTGCTCACCGACCAGACGCTCTCCGGTGCGTCGGTCTCGAGCCTCGTGTGGACGTTCCCCGACGGCACGACGGCTCAGGCCGTTCTGACCGACGGGGTGCTGACCGCACGCTGGGAGGCCTCGTTCTCGGGCACCCGATGGGCGCCGGGTGCCGTCATCCAGGGGCACGCGACCCTCACGGTCGCCCTCTCCGACGAGCCCCACGTCGACCGCGCGACGGTCAGCGCGACGGGTGCGGCGTCGGGCAAGCCCGTCGGCGACGTCGATGACTACAACGGCCTGACGGCCCGCATCCAGGTCATCAAGTACGACGGCAACCGCCCCGACCCCGCGGTGAAGGATGCCGCGGGCAACTGGATCGTGCCGACGAAGCCCCTCGTCGACCCGAGCCAGGACGCCAACGACCGGGCGAACTCCGTCGAGTACACGGCGGGCGAGCAGAACCACGTGCGCTGGGTCGTCACGAACACGGGGACGACGTGGCTCACGGAGCTCACGCTCACCGACGTGACGGGCGGCGGGCCGGACGTGCTCGACTGGACGGCCGACCTCAGCCCGTTCGGCGGACCGAGTGCGTACAGCTTCGTCGAGAGCGGCACCTGGCACGGTCTCGTGCCGCCCGGAGCGTCGTTCTTCGCCCACGGAACGCTCACCCTCGCCGCCGGCGACGTGCATGACGACACCGTCACGGTCACCGCCGTGCCCGTCGTCCCCGCGGTCGACGACGAGGGCGTGCCCACGGGCCAGCCGTCCGTCGACGAGGACGGCAACCCCGTGCTCGTCACCGGACCCGATGGTGAACCCGTCACCCTCGTCGACGAAGACCCCTTCAACGCGCATGTGCTGCCCGCACCGCTCGTGTCGACGGGATTCGAGGGCGCCTGGATTCTCCTCGGCACGTTCCTCCTCGCCGGAGGAGCGGCACTGCTCATGCTGTCTCTGATGCGCCGGGCCACCCGACGCTCGAAGCGCTGA
- a CDS encoding TrmH family RNA methyltransferase: MTDDTPAASQELSTHGVGPWPGGRDAWPNGEHFDAELLENGDTRNVIDRYRYWTMEAIVADLDRARHGFHVAIENWQHDMNIGSIVRSANAFGAHTVHIVGRRRWNKRGAMVTDRYQHVMHHPDIAAFDAWAAAASLPVIAVDNIAGAVPIETFDWPEACVLLFGQEGPGLSPEASQAAQSIVEITQYGSTRSMNASAAAAVAMYAWVLQHAPR, from the coding sequence ATGACGGATGACACGCCGGCCGCCTCGCAGGAGCTCTCGACCCACGGCGTCGGGCCGTGGCCCGGAGGGCGCGACGCGTGGCCGAACGGCGAGCACTTCGACGCCGAGCTGCTCGAGAACGGCGACACCCGGAACGTCATCGACCGCTACCGCTACTGGACGATGGAGGCCATCGTCGCCGACCTCGACCGTGCCCGCCACGGGTTCCACGTCGCGATCGAGAACTGGCAGCACGACATGAACATCGGCTCGATCGTGCGGAGCGCGAACGCCTTCGGCGCGCACACCGTGCACATCGTCGGGCGACGCCGCTGGAACAAGCGTGGCGCGATGGTGACCGATCGCTATCAGCACGTCATGCACCATCCCGACATCGCGGCGTTCGACGCGTGGGCCGCTGCGGCGTCCCTGCCGGTCATCGCCGTCGACAACATCGCGGGGGCGGTGCCGATCGAGACCTTCGACTGGCCCGAGGCGTGCGTGCTGCTGTTCGGTCAGGAGGGCCCGGGGCTCTCGCCCGAGGCCTCGCAGGCGGCGCAGTCGATCGTCGAGATCACCCAGTACGGCTCGACGCGCTCGATGAACGCGAGTGCTGCGGCGGCCGTCGCGATGTACGCGTGGGTGCTCCAGCACGCGCCTCGCTGA